A section of the Phycisphaerales bacterium genome encodes:
- a CDS encoding anti-sigma factor, with protein sequence MSVHRPHDTAGFEPVTADEQAEALALAAMAEEERLPAALASAIEQQGQAAMREDEGPKIDDVRSHDSKPMRVPWALLGIAAALMVGAGIGLAVLTVTMQGKNDRIAELETQLSRARAQVEQNQAFLAELRTQLDSRQGELDEAQTALAAAEERRLQLAERLATATSDLEQAELRIARYEEPVDPATLAANRQKLLELPGSVRLAWTPFDLPDSPAEQQDVRGDVVWNDELEQGYLRFVNLDVNDPTKEQYQVWVIDDRGMEQKVSGGVFNATADGEVIVPIDPALDLGRVALFAVTVEEPGGIMVPDLRRRVVVAPRDDG encoded by the coding sequence ATGAGCGTGCATCGCCCACACGACACCGCCGGCTTCGAGCCCGTGACTGCCGATGAACAAGCCGAAGCGCTGGCCCTGGCCGCCATGGCCGAGGAAGAGCGCTTGCCCGCGGCCTTGGCATCGGCGATCGAGCAGCAGGGACAGGCCGCGATGCGTGAAGACGAAGGTCCGAAGATCGATGATGTTCGATCGCACGATTCAAAGCCCATGCGCGTTCCCTGGGCGCTGCTTGGCATCGCCGCGGCACTCATGGTGGGCGCGGGCATCGGGCTGGCCGTTCTCACCGTGACGATGCAGGGCAAGAACGATCGCATCGCCGAACTGGAGACGCAGCTCTCGCGGGCTCGGGCCCAGGTCGAACAGAACCAGGCGTTCCTGGCCGAGCTGCGCACGCAATTGGACTCGCGTCAGGGCGAACTCGACGAGGCCCAGACCGCCCTGGCCGCCGCGGAAGAACGGCGGCTCCAGTTGGCCGAACGGCTGGCAACGGCCACGAGCGACCTGGAACAGGCCGAGCTTCGCATCGCGCGCTACGAGGAACCGGTCGACCCGGCAACCCTGGCGGCGAATCGCCAGAAGCTGCTCGAACTTCCCGGCTCGGTAAGGCTCGCCTGGACGCCGTTCGACCTTCCCGACTCGCCGGCCGAGCAACAGGACGTGCGCGGCGACGTCGTCTGGAACGATGAGTTGGAGCAGGGCTACCTGCGATTCGTCAATCTTGACGTCAATGACCCGACCAAGGAGCAATACCAGGTGTGGGTCATCGACGATCGCGGCATGGAGCAGAAGGTCAGCGGCGGCGTGTTCAACGCAACGGCCGATGGCGAGGTGATCGTGCCGATCGATCCGGCGCTGGATCTGGGACGCGTGGCGTTGTTCGCCGTGACGGTCGAAGAGCCGGGCGGCATCATGGTGCCCGATCTTCGTCGGCGTGTCGTGGTGGCCCCGCGCGATGATGGGTAA
- a CDS encoding sigma-70 family RNA polymerase sigma factor: MTGAAPQLEAARVDRQSLLERIARGDASAVRPLIDAYGGFVWSIVRARFPGPAQQHDAEEVVQDVFASIWKHADRFDPGKGSEKTFIAVIARRRVIDRLRRVGPARETAVDADRLDGQIDDRPLPGTSSDADDVRKAAAALENLPQPQRIVLRLFIVSGHTHEQIADATGIPLGTVKSHIRRGLARIREDVRAEGQQPASKRQDMGGAAT, from the coding sequence ATGACGGGCGCGGCGCCCCAACTCGAGGCGGCGAGGGTCGATCGGCAGTCGCTGCTGGAGCGCATCGCCCGCGGCGACGCGTCGGCGGTCCGCCCGCTCATCGACGCCTACGGCGGCTTCGTGTGGAGCATCGTGCGGGCGCGCTTCCCCGGACCCGCGCAGCAGCACGACGCCGAGGAAGTCGTCCAGGACGTGTTCGCCTCCATCTGGAAGCACGCGGATCGATTCGACCCGGGCAAGGGCAGCGAGAAGACGTTCATCGCGGTGATCGCCCGTCGGCGGGTCATCGATCGGCTGCGGCGGGTCGGACCCGCGCGAGAGACCGCGGTGGACGCCGATCGCCTCGACGGCCAGATCGACGATCGCCCGCTTCCGGGGACGTCGAGCGATGCCGATGACGTCCGGAAAGCCGCCGCCGCCCTGGAGAATCTGCCGCAACCACAGCGAATCGTGCTCCGATTGTTCATCGTTTCGGGCCACACCCACGAACAGATCGCAGACGCCACCGGCATTCCGCTGGGGACGGTCAAGAGCCACATCCGCCGGGGATTGGCCAGGATCCGTGAGGACGTACGGGCCGAGGGGCAGCAACCAGCGAGCAAGCGGCAGGACATGGGAGGGGCCGCAACATGA
- a CDS encoding DUF4394 domain-containing protein, protein MRCSHALTIALAAAGLAAPAHAQLVYGLTDTQSLVTFDAASPGTIQGGAFLSGLAGGERAIGIDFRPATGELFALGSQNNLYTVNPGTGQATRIGSGFSDRLDGSSFGFDFNPTIDRIRVVSDADQNLVLNPITGGSTMVTDLFYRAGDINEGADPNVVGSAYTNSVPGATTTQLYGIDTGLDVLVRQDNSAGTLDTVGSLGVDLTDVVGFDIDGATNTAYAAVQDIALGRSTFWSIDLDTGAATQIDEIGGGALVGSIAIVPAPGTLAMLGLAGVVATRRRR, encoded by the coding sequence ATGCGCTGCTCGCACGCCCTGACCATTGCCCTCGCCGCCGCCGGCCTGGCCGCCCCCGCCCACGCCCAGCTCGTCTACGGCCTGACCGACACCCAGTCGCTCGTGACGTTCGACGCCGCCAGCCCCGGCACGATCCAGGGCGGCGCGTTCCTCAGCGGCCTGGCCGGCGGCGAGCGGGCCATCGGCATCGACTTCCGCCCGGCCACCGGCGAGCTGTTCGCCCTGGGCAGCCAGAACAACCTGTACACCGTCAACCCGGGCACCGGGCAGGCCACGCGCATCGGCTCGGGCTTCAGCGATCGCCTCGATGGCTCGAGCTTCGGCTTCGACTTCAACCCAACGATCGACCGCATCCGCGTGGTCAGCGACGCCGACCAGAACCTTGTCCTGAATCCCATCACCGGCGGCAGCACGATGGTGACCGACCTCTTCTATCGCGCCGGAGATATCAACGAGGGCGCCGACCCCAACGTCGTCGGTTCGGCGTACACCAACTCGGTCCCGGGCGCGACCACCACGCAGCTCTACGGCATCGACACGGGCCTGGACGTCCTCGTGCGGCAGGACAACAGCGCCGGCACGCTCGACACCGTGGGCTCGCTGGGCGTCGACCTGACCGACGTGGTCGGCTTCGACATCGACGGCGCCACCAACACGGCCTACGCCGCCGTGCAGGACATCGCCCTGGGCCGCTCGACGTTCTGGTCGATCGACCTGGACACCGGCGCGGCCACGCAGATCGACGAGATCGGCGGCGGCGCGCTCGTGGGCTCCATCGCCATCGTCCCCGCGCCCGGCACGCTGGCCATGCTCGGCCTTGCTGGCGTTGTCGCGACACGCCGCCGACGCTGA